In Paralichthys olivaceus isolate ysfri-2021 chromosome 12, ASM2471397v2, whole genome shotgun sequence, the genomic window ACAGAGTCAGATTGAAACTGAAAGGAGTTAAAGTTAAATGCTAATCAAAACGAATTTGCATAGGGTTTAGTTTTTGATTTGGGCATTATTGTTATTCTCAGATGTGGTGTTTCACTCCCTCTGCTTGTTGGCAAATTAAATTTgaagagtcagtgtgatgtcattcaattttaaagtgttttttttcttgcaaacttcatttaaatcttgaaaaaacacTTGTCAGACTTTGTTAAACCATCTCAATAGTATTATCACTGCTACTGTACTTATTCGTATATTTTCAAGCAGGTGCAGTGAGTCATCAATTGCTCTCATGATCTTTGTCTTTTATAACAGTGTCTCACACCCTTCATTGACCTACCTTTGTATTTCCACAGCTGTGGTTATAATAACACTGTTGCTGACGTGCTGTACCGTGTCCCTTCTCTAAgtgacaaaaggaaaagaaaagtgctTGATGTGATGCCGACACTGTGATCACACACAGGGGGTTGCCACTGATTTAGAGATCAGAGTGATGAAATGGCTGGTGTGTCACATACTTCATGGAAATGTAGCTGTGGTTGTCATGGATATGAAACAGATGGATAAAATCTCATTAGGCTTGGATTTGAGTCTGGCTAATGACACCAGGGCAGAGCTCTAAATCAGATCACAGGATTTACTGCCATTTGAGGACCAGTTAAGCTCATCAATATCCTCCTCAGCTGCAAATACTAGCAGATCAGTAACAGCTCAATGACGCAGCCTGGTGTCCTAAAGTGTTACTGCAACCTGCAGTCAAATCTGCGTTGCATGCATTAAACAACACTCACCTCGTTCCAATACTTGTATAACAACAAAGAATCAATCGTTCAAAACAGATGCAGGATAATCATAAAAGCATCTGTGTCGCCTAAATGGTGTCAGGTGGttgtgagagaagaaagaaagggaagtttaacaaaacatttgacaagttCATATTAGAAGCAACTATTTTAAGAGCTTATTGCAAAATAATGTTAATTGTTTTCTAGGTAATGACGTCAGCAAACAGGCAAATATGAAATTTGGTTTGGTAGATGAATGAAATATActtacaataaatacattaatcaacttataaataaatacaaatcgaATCGATCGTGACGCAAGCGTACCGCGCGTCCACGTCATCGCGCAGCCCACAGCAGGAGAAGTCAATGCGGAAGTGAGAGTGAGTCTCGACCATGGAGCAGAAGCTGCGGTGTTTCTCATCGTAGAGGCAGAAATACACGATTCAGTGAGCGACAAAGACACAATGTCCCATCGACAACATGCCTGAATGTGTGACCATCAAATAGAAATGATAAACTGCCTCTGAACGGGATGGATATCTTCAGACACGAAGCAGGATCCTACACGGTGAGACACAAAGTACTTTTCAAACGCCTGTCAGTACTCTGCTGtccctctttgtgttttaagaagCGTTGTCAAAAGTGTTGTCGCGTCTCAAAGTTCAGATTTCACACAAAGTTTTGCAGCTCGAGCTCTAAATACTGCAGAAGTCCAACAGAACGACTTCAAAGTGCAAATACCAACACATTGAATTGAACCTGATCGATttcaaaaactgttttcatttcgCAGGATAATCTCATCGGGACGTTACTCGCTATTTTTGGAAACGTGCTTGTCAGCATCTCCTTAAGTATTCAGGTACAGAGCCTCttccatttatatatatatatataaaccttaTATTCGTGTCTTAAAGTATAACATTGTGAAATGATCTCTTTACATGTATATACTTATACCCACTCATTATTCTCATCATATGACTGTTTATTGGATTTATACCTGTTTATTCATGCAGAATACACATACATGTCTATATACTTATACAATACATACTTGCACTTATATGTATATGTCAGTATTTCCTTAAACATAATTCACAATACAGTATATATCCTCAAGCACTTTTTTCTCTAGGTGTATATTGTGTATTTGATtaagtcttttttatttttggttttattgcctgtagaaaatagaaatatattttctacTGTTATGTGTTTTCCTGTGTACCTACTTCTGATTATCTGCGACTAGCATGGAATTAATAAAGCTTATCTATCGGATCCTATCATATCTTAAATATACTTATTTTATTGTCTGCTGTGCCGTCCAAACATCCtaataatatatatgatattatGTCCAACATGTGGAGTAGATATTGAGCTGTACTTTCTGTGTCATGTACCCATATGTCAGTGCTCTGTGTAAACAGCTGGAGGCTCATCTTGTGAGAGTAACCGTCATTTTTTAGTCCTACTGCCAATCCCTTCTAATGCACAGTAACTGTGAAATGTCGGCAATTTctccactgcaaaaccagctTTAGATGTTTGCTTTGTCTAATCCAGGTATAATACTGCCTGTTTACATTCTGCCAGTCACCACTGTGTTTTACCTGAATAATTGCAGAAATTCAGCCATGTGACATTAGCCGGGACGAAGGACCCGCGGGCCTTCTATCGCACTAAAACCTGGTGGTGTGGGTTTGTGCTGACGTGTCTCGGGGAGGGAGCAAACTTTGTCTCTTACGCCTTTGCCCCCCTGGCTGTCATCGCACCTCTTAATGCTGTGTCAGTTCTGAGTGAGTATGATTAAAACCACAGTACCACTGTAATGTGTTGGTGGTGAAGTTTGGAGATAAAGAATCACTATAACCCCAAAGTCGCTACTCACTGAAATGCCCTAATTTCACTGCTCAATTAACACATGTTGACTGGAAATTGTATAAAATCTTGCTTTATGCATTTTCTTTCTCAGCAAGCTCCATTTTGGGGCTTATTTTTCTGCGAGAGAAATCTAAGCCAAGCGTCTTTACAAGTAAGTtcagcctgtgtgtgagtgactgaaGATGTACAATTGCACCAACGCTCAAATGCAAATATCATGGAAGTTGTGACATTGTATGGAAATTATTACAAAGCCTTCATGGCACTCTGCAGACTATATTCTGTCCTCATCAGCTAGTGTGATAACTGAGATTACACAGTTAAAATGTTTGACCACAGCACTTTATCTTAGGTTTTCACTATTATATCTGAAATTCACTCTACTTTGTCTTGATATCCTAAAATATTTCAGAGCGTTATGCGCTGTCCTTCCTGGGCTGCATCTTAACCATAGGAGGAACATACCTCTTTGTAGCATTTGGACCAAACTCTCATGAAAAACTCAACGCGGAGAACATTGTGAGGCACCTTGTAGGATGGCCTGTTCTCTTGTATCTGGTaagatgttttcattcactGAAGAAGTTCAGAAACACAAGTctctaaaaacatttcacatttgttgTCCACTTACTCCACTGTGCTTCATTTTCAACCCATACTCAGTAAACAAACGATGTATGTCATGGCTAAATAGCGTCATATACAGCTAAACCACAGAATCCTCATACAGTTCTAGTATTGTTACAAATATTATTCCTGTACCCTCCCCGCACCTATTTTACCCATCATTTATGTTCCACCAGTATACCTTTTTTCGCCGAGATGATTTGAAGTGTTTATTCAACTCAGTGATTAAATTCAGGCCGTAAAGTTTCTCATCTTAGTATGCAAACATCCTGCGACATTCAGTCAATGTGGGGTAAGGTCCTTAATTACAGGTTGTAACCAAAGCCTgttcataaagatggacaacacaaaaaaacactgactctAGTTGTATAAGAATTAAGCGCTTTTAACCGAGCATGAGTCAAAGTCTGCAACTTCTCAGCTGAAATTCACGATGTTtaaccctgtttttatagcatcaaactACATTTACCCAGtaaatgagcacttgaacaaacattgtGACATGAACtccctaaaatgacagaaacaattgTAATATGACCttagcttgaactctttcctatCTCTGATCAAtgcttgtgtgctgtgttcaacagtAACTCATATAGAAAGGGAGGAACTGTCTGGCCTACGTGCAGACGGACAATTCGAAACTAGACAGAtacctttatttcttttttacctttaactaaCAAATGCCCTGAGtgttgctatgcacttggcagatgtgacctcagagttcatgttcttacttgatgatgatcctcttgttgacccGATCTGTGCAGCTAGCAAACTTCTTCTTTCGCGCAGAAGCAAGAtcagacagcttcctgtttaAACCAGACTACAGGTGGCTTCAGCTTTCATGCTattactcagaaacagttgtcttatgtttcctgtttacccgactgtataaaaaccttcttctttcactATTCGAGGGTGTTCCTCTCTGAGCACTCATGAATGTGAAACACTCcgcagagctttctattaaagacccaaagataattccggtctgagaaactctttatttcacatcttgagataaatttccaccacactatctttgagaaaaaataattaaaaatgtactttaggtgaggtttatgacctatacagcagccagccactgGCAAGTGGTAAAGGACATACATTACACCAAACACTGAACAACTGCAGTTAACCCAGAAACCACTGGGTTAAAACAACTCATatgaaaaaattaaacaaaagcaaaattattcaaatgtacTACCGATTCCACAAAGCTTCTATGTCGTGTTTCTGTCTTAGATTTTTATCATTCCCTTTTTTTGGCAGCGACATCCCCAGTCTTCTTGACCCATGTTATTATTCAGCATAAACGTTTATCTCTTGACTGATAGAACtttccagcacttcctgttgtgttcatttgaaagtcgttttgtgtttattgttgcTGTATTCCTCACTGACAGCTCCTGGAGATCATCACGTTCTGCCTGCTCCTATACTTCTACAAACAGCGCAGCGCTAACCATGTCGTTGTTATTCTGATGCTGGTCGCTCTGCTGGGTGAGTCTGCAGCATTAAAGTCTGTCAATATCAAGCTGTTACCATATTTTACTGGAATACATCACCACATTTTGAGAATTCAAGAAGGCCCCTGAGGTGTGGTGAAACAagttttagttgtatttttacACAGGATCCGTCACAGTGATCACAGTGAAGGCGGTGTCGGGCATGTTGGTACTCTCGGCCGAGGGCACCATGCAGCTCGACGACCCGATCTTCAGTgtcctgtttgtgtgcatgctggCTTCAGTCGTCTTCCAAGCCAGGTGAGAAACGATGAAAGAATGAATGTATGATGGATTCACTGTTGTTGTGTTCATAAAGAGAGATACATACAGTGGCTTAATAttcaagttttattattattattttattttcttgcgtCAAGTTCTTTCATTAAGTTTTCTTCAACAGTCAttgaatccttttttttttttagatttctcTCCCAGGCTTGTAAGCTGCACGACTCTTCTCTGATTGCCAGTGTCAATTACATCCTTTCAACCTCCTTTGCTATTGTAGCAGGTGAGTTATGCTGTTTCTCTGGTTTGTGTTTGCCCACATTATTTTGACAGATTTCCATTGTAGCCAGAATGGCACTTAGGTGAGTTCATACCTCCCCCAAGGCTGAACAATCCAACATGTGATTgtcaagaaagtgaaaaaaaaaaaaaaaaaaaagactcctgGATTTGCCTGTTAATCTCCACAGACCCATTTACTACTtattgtggctcaggaggtaataagtagtaaaagtagtaATATTATAAACCTATGAAGGCTTTGTCAAGAGTCACAACATGGAAGTCATGAGTGGTTTTTCTCATTCCTGGGTTTAGGCGCTGTGTTCTACTTTGAATTTAAGAACGAAGACGTCCTGCACATCTGCATGTTTCTGTTGGGGTGAGAGGTTCACAGAACATATTCTGACACGTCACAGTTGGAAAAGTGAATTCTGTTTGACTGCCTCTGTTTCAGGCTCCGGGTGTTACGCATGCTGACTCAATGTCACGCTGTCAATGCTTTTTATAGAATGCACACATACCttgaaaattgttttttaaattaggcATGATGTCACTTTCTAACTTCTCTATGACATCATTAATCATATGATGTCATATGATGGGGAATAATGGTCTGACCAGTATAAGCTTTAGATTGACTCCATGTGGAGATAACATCTACAGTGATTTTACTGCTTGGTGAAAATCCATCAATGCATTGTTGAGTTAAATTGTCGCACAGGgtaattaaaatagaaaatatttgcTGAGAATATGTAACGATTTACTTTTTGAAAGCTGTTgaacttcattttcttttgcttaAAAGTTGtaactgattattttcttgtttgtaCAGAACTGCGTTGTGTTTCCTGGGCGTCTTTCTCCTCaccaaaaacaggaaaaagaccAAAACCTTTGAGCCGTACGTCACTATGGATGTGACCAATGGTTTGTATGAACTTCTCTTAAATACTGAACATTGTACAGGGATCTGTTTACATTTAAAGCTACTCAGCAAGATTTTTATGGAGAGGAagctttgtctttttaatcACATCACAAATTGAAAGCTAAAACAGGAAGCGATCTTAATCACGTCTCAAACTTGTGAATGGGTTTCCTGTTACTAAACCTAGCTAATGTGAATGTCCCTgatgtgtggatcaataaagttctatcttatcttatctaatgttccttaaaacacaaagtacagaaACAGTGAAAGATATGGAGCGGATATTTCTATGGGAGGCTTATATTGGCCGATACTATCAGCCAACCTTTATATTAGTCAAGCTCTATGTTCTCCAGAAGATTTTAACTGTGCAGTTGCTTATTCTAAGTTTTTGCTGAGGACCTTACCTCCATCCTCAGGTGTCCCGACCATTCATGACAAAGGCCTGAGTAGTCAGCCAGACTTCACTGGCTCTTTCACCTACGGGGCTCTGGTCAACAACGATGGAATGGCTCCTGCAACTCTGCCAGTCGCCAACCTGGAGCAGCCGCCAGTCGGCTTTGAATCCGCTAAGGCATCCCTGGACCTGCCTGAACTGAAGAAAGATTAGAACCAAAGTTTTCTTATTTCCCTTTACTCCAAAACACATTCAGGGACTTTGAAGACCGAGTGGGTTACAGTCAGGtcttttcacaaacacacaagacgAGCGTCCATCCCAGTAGGAAGTGTCCACTTGGTGTTTTTAACGTTCCCTCATCACTGCACACTCCTCTCCACGTTCTTTCCATTTTTGAATCTCTAAACCAAAACATGACCtaagaagcttttttttttcctgagaaGAAGACGATTGTATTAATTGCAAAAATGAAGAGAAGAAACTTGAAGCTCCTGGATGTTTTCGAAACATGACGGCAGAGAAGTTTCACCTTGAAGTTTACTGCTTTTTATCCTGCATTTCCCTTTGATATTTACCCTAAAGACTCACTTCCACAACTGTTTTGTTGCAGTTTTGTTCTCATTTACTTGTTAGTGAGAACATACTGGGCACCATACAGTAATCTGTTCTTCCATCGAGGACTGTGAAGTTCCTCCCTGATTTCCAGGTTCCTACAACCTTGTAATGTAGCTGCAGACTTTCAGAACTTTTGCCAAtgaacattttgacttttaatgtctgcctctgtctgtctctcttattTGAGCGGTTTTCTCTCCACTTTTCTTGTTCGAAGAATTTAATTTCTACTTTTTCTAATGTGACCAAACAACGGGTGCAATTcttttaacttattttatttattatttgtttcttttaatgtgCCTTGAAAAGTAGCTTTACACTGGACATTACTGTAAGGTGGTACTCAACATAAACCATGTAGGTGAGTGATTCGTCACTGTGCTCAGTTATTCTAAAGCAACTATAACCTGTGACAGTGTctgtcagaataaaaataaacacctGAAACctttaagaaagaaaagtggTGATGCTTTTGAGAactgaaaaagaagagaagtgcaagaatatgaataatgaaaatagtGTACAAATAGTTAGATATGTTAGTGTAATAAAGTAGTCTATTGACAAATATACTTTTTAAGTTCTGGAAGTTAAATATTCCTGCTGAcaaatttagaaataaaaatcagaGTAAGTTGATGCTCAGTTACTATGTTTCTTCCTGGTTTGCATGAAGTTCATTCATTTCAGAGTAATACAATATATACGAAGTATTAGTGTAGTACAAgtacaacacaaaacatttcttaaattaatatttgagcaacatttgaaaacattttgagaaatacaGTTTCATCACTAAACAGAAACACTGTTTCAATGTAATGTGTCCTTATGGACCTCTGAACTCCCTTCTAGGATCCTCATCATTTGATATTAATGTTAACAGCTTTTGTTGGTTTTCATGTAGGAGCCCATTTCTGACCTTCTGCATGAGACCAATAATATTTTTGAATCTTAAAGCATGTGACTTGATAAATTGTCGTTTTGTTATGTTAAAAACTGAGGAACcgaatttaaactttaaaccatTGCACAAACCTGATGAAgcaagtgtgtgcatgtgcgcgcGCGCAACAGGTGGATGCAGTGAACGATGCAGGCGTGCAACTCAGAAACATGACGTGTGCAGAGAGGAGATGTCTCCACCCGGCTGGGATGAGTCAGCTGATTGATCCGCACACTAACTGATTAAACGTCCACCATCACATTGGAtcaaactctgctgctgctgccaccaagcttggagcagcagcagcatcctccctcctgctgcagcctgaTTGGTCGGTGACGTTCTCCGGCGGCTCGTCATTGGTCGCACCTGCTGGAGTAGGctgcctcatcatcatcatcatcatcattaggataacagacacacacaaaaacgcaTCACAGCAGCCCCATCACAACTCATCCAACAAGTCCCCTGCAGGACATCCTGGTTTCCATCCTCCTGCAATGGGCTGCTCGTGCTGCGTTCACTGACACAAGTGAGGTGAGtggtttatatattttcatctgaGGCGGCAGCAACTTCATCATGAGCCACGACTCTGTGGTAACTTCAGTCTCCTCCGTGAAAACATCTGGCGTCACAAACATCTGCTTTCACATCACCGTTCGCTCgtgcagcttttgttttcttttgcacgAGCCTCTAACGTCACATCACGTGTTTTCCTCGGACGCACATTTTGGTGTCACGATCATCACCGGCCATTTCTGTTGTAAACATGTGGTGTGACGCTGTCGttccctcccccctctgtccGCTCGTCTCTTTCACAGAGTGGACAGCCGCACGTGAAGTGTTTTTgtctatatttaaaaactacagtttatttcttctcattatttaacagtttaactGGGTTTTACTGGATGTtggtttgatttaaatattgaGGACGTGTCATTCGATCCTGTCTACCTCTAGATGGCGCTCTGTCACCAGTACATGTTTCCCATGTTAGGGTCAGACTTTGCTTCATTtgtcaatatattt contains:
- the nipal3 gene encoding NIPA-like protein 3; translated protein: MDIFRHEAGSYTDNLIGTLLAIFGNVLVSISLSIQKFSHVTLAGTKDPRAFYRTKTWWCGFVLTCLGEGANFVSYAFAPLAVIAPLNAVSVLTSSILGLIFLREKSKPSVFTKRYALSFLGCILTIGGTYLFVAFGPNSHEKLNAENIVRHLVGWPVLLYLLLEIITFCLLLYFYKQRSANHVVVILMLVALLGSVTVITVKAVSGMLVLSAEGTMQLDDPIFSVLFVCMLASVVFQARFLSQACKLHDSSLIASVNYILSTSFAIVAGAVFYFEFKNEDVLHICMFLLGTALCFLGVFLLTKNRKKTKTFEPYVTMDVTNGVPTIHDKGLSSQPDFTGSFTYGALVNNDGMAPATLPVANLEQPPVGFESAKASLDLPELKKD